One region of Aminobacterium colombiense DSM 12261 genomic DNA includes:
- a CDS encoding chloride channel protein — protein MSLLREGEWSRLFKEEFALFYSVFKWLVLAVVIGVFVGTAVSTFMLALEKCSKGVGSLPPWRILLLPLGLLASVSMVRYLKVADSTQGTESVVEAVHHHQGRIDVYTVIVKVIAAVITISTGGSLGQEGPSAQIGSAVSNVFATGFRLNDIDRRKLVVCGVSAGMASVFGAPVAGAVFGLEVLYVGQVFYDVLLPCIVSGMVSYQVSLNLGMAYIYQPLLYIPKMTGPHVLLWVVLAGVFFGLVALLFIEVLHLARRGYRKLAFHPLFSAFCGGLFLVLLSSVVGPRYVGLGSQTITDAITGQEIPKLAFFWKSLFTGLTKGAGGSGGVVTPTLFIGAASGATFASIFSLDPVLFSCIGFVAVLAGAANTPIAATILAAELFGSRVASLAAIASVIAFVVSGYRSIYPDQIVKCPKSPLLDICDEYRRVGEYEFDPMLLKLPMVRLVVRNYRLWRKQRKIARKQ, from the coding sequence GTGAGTTTGTTGAGGGAGGGTGAATGGTCGAGACTCTTCAAAGAAGAGTTCGCTCTTTTTTATAGCGTATTTAAATGGCTTGTGCTGGCTGTCGTTATAGGTGTTTTTGTGGGGACAGCCGTTTCTACTTTTATGCTGGCCCTTGAAAAATGCTCCAAAGGAGTGGGAAGTTTGCCGCCTTGGAGAATACTTTTGCTCCCTTTGGGACTTCTTGCAAGCGTTTCCATGGTTCGGTATCTAAAGGTTGCAGACAGCACTCAAGGTACAGAGAGTGTTGTAGAGGCTGTCCATCATCACCAGGGAAGGATCGACGTTTATACTGTTATTGTCAAAGTTATAGCTGCTGTAATCACCATTTCCACTGGTGGTTCTCTTGGACAGGAAGGTCCGAGTGCTCAGATAGGCTCAGCAGTATCTAATGTTTTTGCCACAGGTTTTCGTTTAAATGATATAGATCGAAGAAAACTGGTTGTTTGTGGTGTTTCTGCTGGTATGGCTTCAGTTTTTGGAGCTCCTGTAGCTGGTGCTGTCTTTGGCCTTGAAGTTTTATATGTGGGACAGGTATTTTATGATGTTCTTTTGCCATGCATAGTCAGCGGGATGGTAAGCTATCAGGTTTCTTTAAACCTTGGCATGGCATATATATATCAGCCTCTTTTGTATATTCCTAAAATGACAGGCCCTCATGTCCTTTTATGGGTAGTTCTTGCGGGGGTCTTTTTCGGTCTTGTAGCGCTACTTTTTATAGAGGTTCTTCATCTGGCACGAAGAGGATACAGAAAACTGGCCTTTCATCCACTTTTTAGCGCTTTCTGCGGGGGACTTTTTTTGGTGCTCTTATCATCTGTTGTGGGGCCAAGGTACGTCGGGTTAGGGTCTCAGACTATAACAGACGCTATAACCGGTCAAGAGATTCCCAAATTGGCATTTTTTTGGAAGTCACTATTTACAGGTTTGACCAAAGGAGCTGGAGGAAGTGGAGGAGTGGTAACGCCCACGCTCTTTATAGGAGCGGCATCAGGTGCGACTTTTGCTTCTATCTTTAGCCTTGACCCAGTACTTTTTAGCTGTATTGGCTTTGTTGCTGTTCTAGCAGGAGCAGCTAACACACCCATAGCAGCGACTATCTTGGCAGCAGAGCTTTTTGGATCGCGAGTGGCAAGTCTCGCTGCTATTGCTTCTGTAATCGCCTTCGTGGTTTCTGGATATAGGAGCATTTATCCAGATCAGATTGTGAAATGTCCTAAATCTCCACTCCTTGATATTTGTGATGAATATCGGCGTGTTGGTGAATATGAATTCGATCCGATGTTGCTGAAGCTTCCCATGGTGCGCCTTGTTGTTCGAAATTACAGGCTCTGGAGGAAGCAACGTAAAATTGCGAGGAAACAATAA
- a CDS encoding patatin-like phospholipase family protein, which produces MLNFRRLWAGLVLLVCFWGNGSAWAAASHGGIVLALSGGGTKGLAHIGVLQVLEEYNIPVAGIVGTSMGAIIGGLASSGYKGIELEEAVNNIDLGSLLSERASPMFLPLGEREGDAVPWISIIHGRGASGSLGGFSGVKLLEKFAQMASRVQIVHFNELPIPFAAVATDLETGKKVVLTNGSLASAMRASMAIPGLFEPWAVGGRLLVDGGLVSNLPVKTAKELFPGYPIIAVNVTKTLKSREDLRTVVDVIDQSITVLTQQNVETEERDADLLLVPDVGKMPLFDASRSEEVIEAGREVAMAHLKEIQQLSEGAPLPLYHKKESPEIVTDVCLEGLPDTECRDFREKYRSWIGKPVNTLNVMKASKEISKRIDVLAVDYRLEEKDAGTAIIFTAQRRPLSEFRIGGYTTNLHPYRWLFINSIYRDIYNEGDSIKLNLKVGKQWAADLGYLSSPEVSRAWELHLSGQKWEVTPGNSSEKSWERYSAGVVRHFTLGKMQGGAGLGFENVHSGGMDENALGPTFYVAYNTLDDLLDPTRGSSVKIALWWPDYDELLYRVNVFHAMSLSENWRLYLRGGYAEGDVTEASHAVYLGAAEELYSYANYPIEAERMAWFNLALRRIFLRSWWGNLSAEFFGGAGWAYDDRGERADSVWETGISLSAPGRFFDGRLMFLYNDRNDFKVGFFIGKPIWGHHPLP; this is translated from the coding sequence ATGCTTAATTTTCGACGTTTATGGGCCGGACTTGTTCTTTTAGTCTGTTTTTGGGGGAACGGATCAGCTTGGGCAGCAGCTTCTCATGGAGGAATAGTCCTTGCCCTGTCTGGGGGAGGAACCAAAGGGCTTGCTCATATTGGGGTTCTTCAAGTGCTTGAAGAATACAACATTCCTGTAGCAGGAATAGTAGGAACAAGCATGGGGGCAATTATTGGGGGCCTCGCATCTAGCGGGTACAAAGGGATTGAACTTGAAGAAGCTGTTAATAATATAGATTTAGGGAGTCTTCTTTCTGAACGGGCTTCTCCCATGTTTTTACCTCTTGGTGAGCGAGAGGGAGATGCGGTTCCCTGGATATCGATTATCCATGGAAGAGGCGCCAGCGGTTCTCTTGGAGGGTTTTCGGGAGTAAAGCTTTTAGAGAAATTTGCTCAAATGGCTTCAAGAGTCCAGATTGTTCATTTTAATGAACTGCCCATTCCCTTTGCGGCTGTGGCTACTGACCTGGAAACAGGAAAGAAGGTTGTGTTGACAAATGGGAGCCTGGCTTCCGCAATGCGTGCTTCTATGGCAATTCCAGGCCTTTTTGAACCATGGGCAGTTGGAGGACGCCTTCTAGTCGATGGGGGGCTGGTTTCAAATTTGCCGGTTAAAACGGCGAAGGAACTTTTTCCAGGCTATCCTATTATTGCCGTAAATGTAACGAAGACTCTGAAGTCGAGGGAGGATCTGCGGACGGTCGTAGATGTTATAGACCAATCCATAACTGTTCTGACTCAGCAGAACGTAGAAACAGAAGAGAGGGACGCTGATCTTTTGCTGGTTCCTGACGTGGGGAAAATGCCGCTTTTTGATGCATCAAGGTCTGAAGAAGTGATTGAGGCTGGACGGGAGGTGGCGATGGCCCATCTTAAGGAAATTCAACAATTATCCGAAGGTGCCCCTTTGCCTCTTTACCACAAAAAAGAGAGCCCCGAAATTGTCACAGATGTATGTCTTGAGGGGCTTCCTGATACAGAATGTAGAGATTTCAGGGAAAAGTACCGATCATGGATAGGGAAACCAGTGAACACATTGAATGTGATGAAAGCCAGCAAAGAGATCTCAAAGCGCATCGATGTTCTTGCGGTGGATTATCGCCTTGAAGAGAAAGATGCCGGTACTGCCATTATTTTCACCGCTCAACGCCGTCCCTTGTCTGAATTTCGAATAGGGGGGTATACGACAAACCTTCATCCCTATCGCTGGTTATTTATCAATAGTATCTACCGTGATATTTACAATGAAGGAGATTCTATAAAACTTAATTTAAAAGTGGGGAAGCAATGGGCAGCTGATTTGGGTTATCTCTCATCACCAGAGGTTTCAAGGGCATGGGAACTTCATCTGTCTGGTCAGAAGTGGGAGGTTACTCCTGGTAATTCCTCAGAAAAAAGCTGGGAGAGATATAGTGCGGGGGTCGTAAGGCATTTTACTCTTGGGAAAATGCAGGGGGGCGCCGGACTGGGTTTTGAAAATGTACATTCAGGTGGAATGGATGAGAATGCACTAGGTCCTACATTTTATGTGGCATATAATACTCTTGACGATCTATTGGATCCTACGAGAGGCAGTTCTGTAAAGATTGCTTTATGGTGGCCTGATTATGATGAACTCCTTTACAGGGTCAATGTTTTTCATGCCATGTCTCTTTCAGAGAACTGGCGGCTCTATCTCAGGGGCGGATATGCTGAAGGAGATGTGACAGAGGCTAGTCACGCAGTGTATTTGGGTGCAGCGGAAGAACTTTATAGTTATGCAAACTACCCCATAGAAGCAGAAAGAATGGCGTGGTTCAATCTTGCTTTACGCCGGATTTTTTTACGAAGCTGGTGGGGAAACCTCTCTGCCGAATTTTTTGGCGGGGCCGGATGGGCTTACGACGACAGGGGAGAAAGAGCAGATAGTGTTTGGGAAACAGGCATTTCCCTTTCTGCCCCAGGGCGTTTTTTCGATGGGCGCCTGATGTTCCTGTATAATGACAGGAATGATTTCAAAGTGGGATTTTTTATTGGGAAACCTATTTGGGGGCATCATCCCTTACCATAG
- a CDS encoding AbrB family transcriptional regulator produces the protein MANINLCVAVLIGGVVGYTLKIPSGALVGGMLGGLFAKSFMGLETLRLPYLSFCSQLLVAFVIVAQADVASVRQIPRFIPVAIIYSLVILVFSVFMACFVSKLCKMDLMTAVFSMAPGGLSGLGLAAVESGANASLALVFHVIRVSIVLIAIPFIALLLEKMS, from the coding sequence ATGGCAAATATCAATCTTTGCGTCGCGGTTCTAATAGGAGGGGTTGTTGGATATACTTTGAAAATCCCGTCAGGGGCTCTCGTGGGGGGTATGTTGGGAGGGCTGTTTGCAAAGAGCTTTATGGGACTGGAGACTCTTCGTCTCCCCTACCTTTCTTTTTGCTCTCAATTATTAGTAGCATTTGTTATTGTCGCCCAGGCTGACGTGGCTTCTGTTCGACAGATTCCCCGTTTTATCCCGGTAGCAATTATTTATAGTCTTGTGATTCTTGTATTCAGTGTTTTTATGGCTTGTTTTGTTTCCAAATTATGCAAAATGGATTTAATGACAGCGGTGTTTTCCATGGCTCCTGGAGGACTCTCGGGGTTAGGTTTAGCCGCGGTGGAGTCTGGCGCAAATGCTTCCTTAGCCCTTGTTTTCCATGTTATTCGTGTTTCAATAGTACTTATAGCTATCCCTTTTATTGCTCTTTTATTGGAAAAGATGAGCTGA
- the sfsA gene encoding DNA/RNA nuclease SfsA — MSEMFRIAGKQPLLEATFLARPNRFLVECLHGDQKVQAFLPNPGRLWEVLLPDTLIYLHKDPHVNPSRKTEFTVIGAMTEHGPVMLHTHKTNDVAAWLFDGGLVPGLENFRVVKREVSRGNSRFDLLVSDGTDQMLIEVKSCTLFGRKIAMFPDAPSLRAVKHLQELCEINRKEMAAGILFIVQSGDPEFFIPDFHIDYEFATKLYHSQIETSDSKKLAVKALKVAWSSDFSFSGEVREIPTPWNVVAQEAGENTIDLYINTFAEEGFYHIFVSSSSEPSKIRTLQRSYAKGGASSRTITIRTQQNIEGMVKKQLSMLCDRVETARDQTVFIFKDNPLKRRSFVQFLIHTRIDRLEPMIPSNLFVRQ, encoded by the coding sequence ATGTCCGAAATGTTCAGGATAGCAGGAAAACAGCCCCTTCTGGAAGCAACCTTTCTTGCAAGGCCCAATCGCTTTTTGGTGGAATGTCTTCATGGCGATCAGAAAGTTCAGGCCTTTTTACCCAACCCAGGTCGTTTATGGGAGGTGTTGCTGCCGGACACGCTTATTTATTTACATAAAGATCCTCACGTCAACCCCTCGCGAAAAACGGAATTCACTGTTATTGGAGCTATGACGGAACATGGTCCAGTGATGTTGCATACCCATAAAACAAATGACGTAGCGGCATGGCTTTTTGATGGAGGGCTCGTCCCGGGATTGGAGAATTTCAGGGTTGTTAAAAGGGAGGTTTCCCGGGGTAACAGCCGTTTTGACCTCCTCGTTTCAGATGGAACGGATCAAATGTTGATAGAAGTTAAATCATGTACTCTTTTTGGACGTAAAATAGCGATGTTCCCTGACGCTCCTTCTTTAAGGGCAGTGAAACATCTTCAAGAATTATGCGAAATAAACAGAAAAGAGATGGCAGCAGGAATTCTTTTTATTGTGCAATCAGGAGATCCGGAGTTTTTTATTCCAGATTTTCATATTGACTATGAATTTGCTACAAAACTTTACCATAGCCAAATTGAAACAAGTGATTCTAAAAAACTGGCAGTCAAAGCATTAAAAGTTGCCTGGAGCAGTGATTTTTCTTTTAGTGGGGAGGTGCGGGAAATTCCCACCCCATGGAACGTTGTGGCACAAGAAGCTGGAGAGAATACTATTGACCTTTACATTAATACTTTTGCTGAAGAGGGTTTTTATCATATTTTTGTTTCTTCTAGCAGTGAACCTTCTAAGATCAGGACATTGCAGCGGTCTTATGCTAAAGGCGGGGCTTCCTCTCGCACTATAACAATACGCACCCAGCAAAACATAGAAGGAATGGTAAAAAAACAACTTTCCATGCTTTGTGATAGAGTGGAAACAGCAAGGGATCAGACGGTCTTTATTTTTAAGGATAACCCTTTGAAACGCCGTTCATTTGTTCAATTTTTGATACATACTCGTATTGATCGTCTTGAACCTATGATACCTTCCAATTTATTTGTCAGGCAGTAG
- a CDS encoding sodium ion-translocating decarboxylase subunit beta, producing MEIYANSLGMILRSSGFAGLTWGNMVMLLVAFIMLYLAIVKGFEPLLLVPIGFGCLLVNLPLSGIMDEGGFLRYVFFGTEHEIYPVIIFMGIGALTDFAPLLANPITFLLGAAAQLGVFIALFGALLLGFNVKEAASIAIIGGADGPTSIYLTVKLAPQILGAVAVAAYSYMSLVPLIQPPVIRLLTTKADRGIRMDQLRPVSKLERVLFPIVCTVSAGLLLPSSVPLIGTLMFGNLLRECGVTERLNQAAQNEILNATTIFLGLSVGATMSAEYFLTMGTIKIIVLGLVAFVFSTAGGVVLGQAMKVISGGKINPMIGAAGVSAVPMAARVVQRMCQKEHPGNFLLMHAMGPNVAGVIGTAVAAAVMLTLLS from the coding sequence ATGGAAATTTATGCAAACTCATTAGGAATGATCCTTCGCTCCTCAGGTTTCGCGGGCCTTACGTGGGGGAACATGGTCATGCTGCTGGTGGCCTTCATCATGCTCTACCTGGCCATCGTGAAGGGATTTGAACCCCTGCTGCTGGTTCCCATCGGATTTGGATGCCTGCTGGTCAACCTGCCCCTTTCGGGTATCATGGACGAGGGAGGCTTTTTGCGTTATGTCTTTTTCGGAACAGAACATGAGATCTACCCCGTGATCATCTTCATGGGTATAGGCGCGCTGACAGACTTCGCGCCCCTTCTGGCCAACCCCATCACCTTCCTTCTGGGAGCGGCGGCCCAGCTGGGTGTCTTCATCGCCCTGTTCGGCGCGCTGCTTCTCGGCTTCAACGTGAAGGAGGCGGCGTCCATCGCCATCATAGGCGGTGCCGACGGCCCCACAAGCATCTACCTCACCGTGAAGCTGGCCCCCCAGATCCTGGGGGCTGTGGCGGTGGCCGCCTACAGCTACATGTCCCTGGTCCCCCTGATCCAGCCGCCGGTGATCCGTCTGCTCACCACCAAGGCGGACCGGGGTATCCGGATGGATCAGCTCCGCCCCGTCTCCAAGCTTGAACGGGTGCTCTTCCCCATCGTGTGCACCGTGTCGGCAGGGCTGCTTCTTCCCTCGTCGGTGCCCCTGATCGGAACCCTCATGTTCGGGAACCTCCTTCGGGAGTGCGGGGTGACAGAACGGTTGAACCAGGCGGCTCAGAACGAAATCCTGAACGCCACCACCATCTTCCTCGGCCTGTCGGTGGGAGCCACCATGAGCGCGGAATATTTCCTCACCATGGGAACCATCAAGATCATCGTCCTCGGCCTCGTGGCCTTCGTCTTCAGCACCGCCGGAGGCGTCGTGCTGGGTCAGGCCATGAAAGTGATAAGCGGGGGAAAGATCAACCCCATGATCGGGGCGGCGGGAGTGTCGGCGGTCCCCATGGCCGCCAGGGTGGTGCAGCGCATGTGCCAAAAAGAACACCCCGGCAACTTCCTCCTCATGCATGCCATGGGACCTAATGTGGCCGGCGTCATCGGAACTGCTGTGGCTGCAGCCGTCATGCTTACACTGTTGAGCTAA
- a CDS encoding biotin/lipoyl-containing protein, giving the protein MSKRYRVTVDGTSYDVTVEDLGGASAPVSVAAPAPSAAPAAPAPVAPAPAPAPVAAAPAPSAEGGTVIAAPMPGKILRVSVSVGTAVNAGDVLLILEAMKMENEISAPSAGTVKEVRAREGDSVNSGDALVVLG; this is encoded by the coding sequence ATGAGCAAAAGATATAGAGTGACAGTGGATGGAACAAGCTACGACGTAACAGTGGAAGACCTTGGCGGGGCTTCAGCCCCTGTATCGGTGGCGGCACCAGCTCCGTCGGCGGCACCAGCAGCCCCTGCCCCAGTGGCCCCGGCTCCGGCACCAGCCCCCGTGGCAGCGGCGCCGGCTCCGTCGGCAGAGGGCGGCACCGTCATCGCGGCCCCCATGCCGGGCAAGATCCTTCGGGTCAGCGTAAGCGTTGGAACGGCGGTGAACGCCGGAGACGTTCTCCTCATCCTCGAAGCCATGAAGATGGAGAATGAGATATCCGCTCCGTCCGCCGGCACAGTGAAAGAGGTCCGGGCGCGGGAAGGAGACAGCGTCAACTCCGGAGACGCCCTGGTAGTCCTCGGCTAA
- a CDS encoding OadG family transporter subunit, which produces MTNLHTYFETGFSGPLTLCFIAFSAVFMVLGGLTAIIYAIKYFGGVKKASPPSQPPAPREKAPAAPAVTGAETGDKGKIVAAIAAALLEATGQPCRITEIRPASGPHRRPVLSLWRSSAIMEGLESLNNTNWSSR; this is translated from the coding sequence GTGACCAATCTGCACACCTATTTTGAAACGGGTTTCAGCGGGCCGTTGACCCTGTGCTTCATTGCCTTTTCAGCGGTTTTTATGGTTCTTGGGGGCTTGACGGCTATCATCTACGCCATCAAGTATTTTGGGGGTGTCAAGAAGGCGTCACCGCCGTCCCAGCCTCCGGCACCCCGTGAGAAAGCCCCCGCGGCGCCGGCAGTGACAGGCGCGGAGACAGGGGATAAGGGAAAGATCGTGGCGGCCATCGCCGCGGCTCTTCTGGAGGCCACGGGGCAGCCCTGCCGGATCACCGAGATTCGTCCCGCGTCGGGCCCGCATCGCCGGCCCGTTTTGAGCCTCTGGAGATCGAGCGCTATCATGGAAGGCCTCGAAAGCCTGAACAACACGAACTGGTCCAGCCGTTAG
- a CDS encoding lysophospholipid acyltransferase family protein: protein MGLSKDTTWKIIKYAQKTFNALPHSLAVSFGGFLGVVLWAFSKRRVDSAERRCVRALGVGVTTARKIVKGSYANMGRSVAEFTCLPKNIHTLDSLVTIHGEEHLRRAYEKGRGVIFITGHIGNWEMAAASLVRKGYPVNAIGAEQRDERITDLIIDYRRDCGVLTISKGFSLKAAMTCLKKGEILGVLIDQDARDKGIVAPFLGLPASTPYGPIKMSLKYGSPMLPIVMIRRPDHIHHDLYILPPFEDESSEKFGENMWEAVASCNNFISSWISQYPDQWLWLYPRWASTLGHSS from the coding sequence GTGGGTTTAAGTAAAGATACAACGTGGAAAATAATAAAATACGCACAGAAAACCTTTAATGCTTTGCCCCATTCTTTGGCGGTTTCTTTCGGCGGTTTCTTAGGTGTCGTTTTGTGGGCTTTCAGCAAAAGAAGGGTTGATAGCGCAGAACGCCGATGCGTCAGAGCCTTGGGTGTGGGAGTAACAACGGCAAGAAAGATAGTGAAAGGTTCTTATGCCAATATGGGACGGTCTGTAGCTGAATTTACATGTCTTCCCAAAAACATTCATACCCTCGACTCTCTCGTAACTATCCATGGAGAGGAACATCTTCGACGAGCCTATGAAAAAGGCAGGGGAGTAATCTTTATTACAGGCCATATAGGCAATTGGGAGATGGCCGCGGCTTCTCTCGTAAGAAAGGGTTACCCAGTGAACGCCATAGGAGCCGAGCAGCGGGATGAAAGGATTACCGATCTGATCATTGATTACAGGCGTGACTGCGGTGTTTTAACAATAAGCAAGGGATTTAGTTTAAAAGCCGCCATGACCTGTCTTAAGAAAGGGGAAATTTTAGGTGTTCTGATAGATCAGGATGCTCGGGATAAGGGGATAGTTGCGCCCTTTCTCGGTCTCCCTGCCAGTACCCCCTATGGGCCGATAAAAATGAGTCTTAAATATGGAAGCCCAATGTTGCCCATTGTGATGATAAGAAGGCCTGATCACATCCACCACGATCTTTATATTCTCCCTCCTTTTGAGGATGAATCTTCAGAAAAGTTTGGCGAAAACATGTGGGAAGCTGTAGCCAGTTGCAACAATTTTATAAGTTCGTGGATATCTCAATATCCCGATCAGTGGCTCTGGCTTTACCCCCGTTGGGCCTCTACATTAGGGCACTCCTCATGA
- a CDS encoding universal stress protein, translating to MLRRILFPMDMSPFSKEALLWLSKRALQRQSDLLVVHVVSPAAGLNTPHLVQETEVALNEFCQKNLPEELFYKVIVATGDPLEIIPEYASKEKCTFAVIPIQEAEEIAPLVKQLAIPQLILRSRNGHFPEGDIYNNITVAVDLSPERTDMMLSELRDILQQVDTVPSITLVHGIPLEDAEDSQTLLNAAEGALEIVAQEVSTWNPNTSIHIVSGQPEIELTQWIEETAPSLLVVGLSTHREMWQLILGTTAEALIEGTTCPVLVFPTA from the coding sequence TTGTTACGGCGAATTCTTTTCCCCATGGATATGTCTCCATTTTCAAAGGAAGCGCTTTTGTGGCTTTCAAAAAGAGCGTTACAGCGCCAATCAGATCTTCTTGTTGTGCATGTAGTGAGCCCTGCCGCAGGCCTCAACACTCCTCATCTCGTACAAGAAACAGAAGTAGCCCTCAATGAATTTTGTCAGAAAAATCTTCCCGAAGAGCTTTTTTATAAAGTTATTGTCGCTACTGGGGATCCACTCGAGATCATCCCTGAATATGCGAGCAAAGAAAAATGCACTTTCGCTGTAATCCCGATTCAGGAGGCCGAAGAAATCGCTCCCCTAGTGAAACAACTTGCCATCCCTCAGCTTATCCTTCGGTCAAGGAATGGGCATTTCCCAGAGGGGGATATATACAATAATATCACTGTTGCCGTAGACCTTTCTCCCGAACGCACTGACATGATGCTAAGTGAACTTAGAGACATCTTACAGCAAGTGGATACCGTCCCGTCTATAACCCTTGTCCATGGCATACCCCTCGAAGATGCGGAAGATTCCCAAACCCTTCTTAATGCGGCTGAAGGAGCCCTTGAAATTGTAGCACAAGAAGTAAGTACCTGGAACCCAAACACATCCATCCACATTGTAAGCGGACAACCTGAAATAGAACTGACCCAATGGATAGAAGAAACTGCGCCAAGCCTTCTCGTTGTCGGCCTTTCTACACACAGAGAGATGTGGCAATTAATTCTTGGAACTACCGCAGAAGCACTGATTGAGGGAACGACTTGCCCCGTGCTTGTTTTTCCTACTGCCTGA
- a CDS encoding dicarboxylate/amino acid:cation symporter, with translation MENEKKGMFDWYFKSNLLIRILIGLVLGAIVGLVAGNSILWVRPLGDIFVRLLKMIVTPIILTTLVVGSASISPAELGKVGVKIVIYYLFTSAVAVAIGLLMGNVFRPGLGLDLGSIGEAAGKALEKPSLANTFLNIIPTNPFASLSGGDVLPIIFFAILFGLGISYLKISKDSRIREAGELLFKFFDGAAEAMYKIVGWVLQYAPIGVFALISVVFAQQGAKAIGPLWGVTLACFLGYILHLIVVYGGALSLYKLSFSTFLKGSKEAMITAFVTRSSGGTLPITMRNADENLGIAKNVYSFTLPLGATINMDGTAIYQGVCALFIGFAVGLPLNFSQQITVILTAVLASIGTAGVPGAGAIMLLLVLDSIGLPIEQGSPVAAAYAMILGIDAILDMGRTCLNVTGDMVGSAIVAKSENLLDLSKWGK, from the coding sequence ATGGAAAACGAGAAAAAGGGGATGTTTGACTGGTATTTCAAAAGCAATTTATTAATTCGGATTCTTATTGGACTCGTACTTGGCGCAATTGTAGGATTGGTGGCTGGCAACTCCATACTTTGGGTCAGGCCCTTGGGTGACATCTTCGTCAGACTTCTGAAAATGATCGTTACGCCTATTATTTTAACCACCCTTGTTGTGGGTTCCGCGAGCATAAGTCCGGCAGAGCTTGGTAAGGTCGGCGTCAAAATTGTCATTTACTACCTTTTCACTTCTGCAGTTGCCGTTGCAATCGGTCTTCTTATGGGAAATGTATTTCGACCGGGACTAGGACTTGACCTTGGCTCTATAGGGGAAGCAGCGGGAAAGGCGTTAGAGAAACCGTCCCTCGCAAATACTTTCCTCAATATTATCCCAACAAACCCCTTCGCTTCTCTTTCTGGAGGCGACGTACTCCCAATAATTTTCTTTGCTATCCTGTTCGGTCTTGGCATCAGCTATCTTAAGATAAGCAAAGATTCACGAATTCGCGAAGCGGGAGAACTTCTGTTTAAGTTCTTTGACGGTGCTGCCGAAGCAATGTATAAGATCGTCGGCTGGGTCTTACAGTATGCCCCTATAGGAGTCTTCGCTCTTATCTCCGTGGTCTTTGCCCAGCAGGGAGCTAAGGCCATTGGGCCATTATGGGGCGTAACTCTGGCTTGCTTCCTCGGCTATATCCTTCATCTTATTGTTGTTTACGGTGGGGCTCTCTCTTTGTACAAATTAAGTTTTTCTACCTTTTTGAAAGGCTCAAAGGAAGCCATGATTACCGCTTTTGTAACGAGAAGCAGCGGTGGAACCCTTCCAATAACAATGCGTAATGCCGATGAGAATCTAGGAATCGCAAAGAACGTATACTCTTTCACCCTACCATTAGGCGCCACTATCAACATGGATGGAACCGCTATCTACCAAGGCGTCTGCGCTCTCTTCATAGGCTTTGCCGTAGGACTGCCCCTTAACTTTAGTCAGCAAATCACAGTTATTCTCACTGCTGTTCTAGCCTCAATTGGAACGGCGGGAGTACCTGGTGCCGGGGCTATAATGCTGCTTCTTGTTCTGGATTCCATCGGCCTGCCTATAGAACAAGGATCCCCTGTAGCCGCGGCCTATGCCATGATATTAGGCATTGACGCCATTCTTGATATGGGGCGTACCTGCCTGAATGTTACTGGGGATATGGTGGGATCAGCTATAGTTGCAAAGAGTGAAAACTTGCTCGATCTTTCGAAGTGGGGGAAGTGA